In the Telopea speciosissima isolate NSW1024214 ecotype Mountain lineage chromosome 2, Tspe_v1, whole genome shotgun sequence genome, one interval contains:
- the LOC122652226 gene encoding uncharacterized protein LOC122652226 isoform X2 has translation MWRMMQQILTILQTILLVPVVPHGVLQLGSLETVNEDPMLVTHIKDMFNTVQYGGGVSIPSASSSDLLVLPPSSLTSVCLDNLAEPLSFIGNLLDPIPMELNGVQITKNDLPMIGPQLTPLLTVPVKLHTLGKDLQPIPGSVEEAGFGALSVGPAEVSFSHNHSLISNLTSNHLGMRGDVFDFTCFEKGLHASSDCNCSDMGISSKQTDINFDLIGGFTDQQFGEGTINQMNHRSANSFLGFPVDFELPKALQTCKGGCNRFLCSPTISEEVVCGSLLDLTCHGDLNVGVELSARKSIGWCRKGEDAGHLFDTVVANVQGDSDDATPDIPNPISSPIVSSGRFTASCQTQNQSEGSILVKSDPLSLNNTTSTSVTVAEKAINKTGASFGSMMSTFIDEEQPKKVCANMQSGVKDAKLSHVTRKTRSDRTKGPRPRPRDRQMIQDRVKELRELVPNGAKCSIDALLDRTVKHLMFLRNVTDQAEKLRQCAHEKAGKMNWKSTGVQGHQNGMSWAFEMGSKLGVPPIIVEDLDHPGHLLIEMLCQEHGVFLEIAQIIGHLELTILKGVMETRAGEIWAHFIVEASRGFQRMEVFWPLMLLLRRNRKSISTKF, from the exons ATGTGGAGGATGATGCAGCAGATACTGACCATCCTTCAG ACTATTTTGCTTGTACCTGTTGTTCCGCATGGGGTACTGCAGCTTGGGTCTTTGGAGACG GTCAATGAGGATCCGATGCTAGTCACTCATATCAAGGATATGTTCAATACTGTTCAGTACGGTGGTGGGGTTTCCATACCTTCAGCATCAAGCAGTGATCTCTTAGTTCTTCCACCTTCATCACTGACATCTGTTTGCTTGGATAACTTAGCTGAGCCATTATCATTTATTGGTAATCTGCTGGATCCAATTCCAATGGAGCTCAATGGTGTCCAGATAACAAAGAATGATCTCCCAATGATAGGCCCTCAGCTTACACCGCTTTTGACAGTTCCGGTGAAGCTCCACACCCTTGGAAAAGATCTGCAGCCAATTCCAGGAAGTGTGGAGGAAGCTGGCTTTGGTGCTCTATCAGTTGGTCCAGCTGAAGTATCATTTTCACATAATCATTCTCTGATTTCCAATCTGACTTCTAACCATTTGGGGATGAGGGGAGACGTATTTGACTTCACTTGTTTTGAAAAAGGACTACATGCCTCTTCTGATTGTAATTGTTCTGACATGGGGATATCTTCCAAGCAAACTGACATAAATTTTGACCTTATAGGAGGTTTCACAGATCAACAATTCGGAGAAGGGACTATTAATCAGATGAATCATAGAAGTGCCAATAGTTTTTTAGGATTCCCTGTGGACTTTGAACTACCCAAAGCACTTCAAACTTGCAAGGGAGGCTGCAACAGATTTCTGTGCAGCCCCACTATTTCTGAGGAGGTTGTCTGTGGCAGTTTGTTAGACCTTACATGCCATGGAGATCTCAATGTGGGTGTTGAGCTGTCAGCTAGGAAATCCATTGGATGGTGTAGGAAGGGTGAGGATGCAGGACATCTCTTCGATACTGTGGTTGCAAATGTGCAAGGTGATTCAGATGATGCTACACCTGATATACCTAATCCTATTAGCTCACCAATTGTCTCATCAGGGCGATTCACGGCATCTTGCCAAACACAAAATCAATCTGAAGGAAGTATCTTGGTTAAAAGTGATCCACTTTCACTGAATAACACGACTTCCACATCTGTTACCGTTGCTGAGAAAGCCATCAATAAAACTGGGGCTTCATTCGGGAGCATGATGAGCACGTTTATAGATGAGGagcaacccaaaaaagtatgtgCAAACATGCAGTCTGGTGTTAAAGATGCAAAATTGTCGCATGTTACTAGGAAGACAAGGTCTGATAGAACTAAAGGGCCAAGACCGAGGCCAAGGGATAGACAGATGATCCAAGACCGTGTCAAGGAGTTGCGGGAGCTTGTACCAAATGGTGCTAAG TGTAGCATTGATGCTTTGTTGGACCGAACCGTAAAACACTTGATGTTTTTAAGAAATGTTACTGACCAAGCTGAGAAGTTGAGGCAGTGTGCCCATGAAAAG GCTGGTAAAATGAACTGGAAATCCACTGGAGTGCAAGGTCACCAGAATGGCATGAGCTGGGCTTTTGAGATGGGAAGCAAACTTGGGGTACCTCCCATTATTGTAGAAGACCTTGATCATCCAGGACACCTGCTCATAGAG ATGTTATGCCAGGAACATGGTGTGTTCTTGGAAATTGCACAAATCATAGGACATTTAGAGTTGACTATTCTGAAAGGGGTGATGGAAACCCGTGCAGGTGAGATTTGGGCTCACTTCATAGTGGAG GCTTCACGAGGGTTTCAGAGGATGGAGGTGTTCTGGCCACTGATGTTGCTGTTACGAAGGAACAGAAAATCCATCTCAACCAAGTTTTGA
- the LOC122652228 gene encoding ultraviolet-B receptor UVR8-like isoform X1, with amino-acid sequence MNGEGEGNEAVEMEKSKESLVFMMGYLPGASPQRSPLLSPAVVQSPDSIGSGDSWKDVCGGGCGFAMAISEAGKLITWGSADDLGQSYVTSGKHGETPKPFPLPTEASIVTAAAGWAHCISVTDRGEVYTWGWKECVPSGKVIGDLSAGPSTEKDVLEKQSSMLTEQVSPRSQGTRSASGTVSGFDNRGSGEESTKRRRTSSAKQPAESSTSSDETLSALPCLVTLSPGVRITTVAAGGRHTLALSVSDIGQVWGWGYGGEGQLGLGSRIRMVSSPHPVPCIEPSGYGKDRSSTAPPGSINSEGQVYKVPGTYVKGIACGGRHSAVITDAGALLTFGWGLYGQCGHGSTDDELSPDCVSALLGIQIRGVAAGLWHTVCISVEGDVYAFGGNQFGQLGTGADQAETLPRLLDAPSLEDKHVKIVSCGARHTAVLTEDRKVFCWGWNKYGQLGLGDVIDRNIPSQVNIDSCLVKNLACGWWHTLLLAEPPT; translated from the exons ATGAATGGCGAGGGGGAAGGGAATGAAGCCGTGGAAAtggaaaaatcaaaagaatctTTAGTCTTCATGATGGGCTACCTTCCTGGAGCTTCACCACAGCGGTCGCCCCTGCTTTCGCCGGCAGTCGTTCAGTCACCGGATTCAATCGGTTCTGGAGATTCCTGGAAGGATGTTTGTGGTGGTGGATGTGGATTCGCTATGGCGATTTCTG AGGCAGGAAAGCTTATAACATGGGGCTCAGCAGATGATCTAGGTCAAAGCTACGTGACTTCGGGAAAGCATGGG GAAACTCCGAAACCCTTTCCTCTGCCTACTGAAGCTTCAATAGTGACGGCTGCAGCAGGTTGGGCCCATTGTATCTCGGTTACAG ACAGGGGAGAAGTCTACACATGGGGTTGGAAAGAGTGTGTCCCCTCTGGAAAGGTCATTGGAGATTTGTCTGCCGGGCCCAGCACAGAGAAGGATGTACTTGAAAAGCAGAGTTCAATGTTAACTGAGCAAG TAAGCCCTAGATCTCAAGGTACAAGATCAGCCTCTGGAACAGTATCTGGTTTTGACAACAGGGGAAGTGGAGAGGAAAGTACAAAGCGAAGAAGAACATCATCAGCAAAACAACCAGCTGAAAGCTCGACATCTAGTGATGAGACTCTCTCAGCATTGCCATGTCTTGTGACTTTAAGCCCGGGAGTGAGGATTACCACTGTTGCTGCAGGTGGACGCCATACATTAGCATTGTCAG TTTCAGATATAGGACAGGTGTGGGGTTGGGGCTATGGAGGAGAAGGGCAGCTAGGTTTGGGTTCTCGGATCCGTATGGTGTCTTCTCCTCATCCTGTTCCTTGCATTGAGCCCTCTGGTTACGGAAAAGACAGATCTTCAACGGCTCCTCCTGGAAGTATAAATTCAGAGGGACAAGTCTATAAAGTTCCAGGAACCTATGTGAAGGGAATTGCCTGTGGAGGCCGACATAGTGCTGTAATAACAG ATGCTGGTGCACTACTTACTTTTGGTTGGGGACTTTATGGACAG TGTGGGCATGGAAGTACAGACGATGAGTTGAGTCCAGATTGTGTGTCAGCTCTCTTGGGTATTCAGATACGAGGAGTTGCTGCTGGACTGTGGCATACAGTTTGCATTTCAGTTGAAGGAGATGTGTATGCGTTTGGTGGAAATCAGTTTGGGCAGTTGGGTACTGGTGCTGATCAAGCTGAG ACTCTTCCGAGACTCTTGGATGCCCCAAGTTTGGAAGACAAGCATGTGAAAATTGTTTCTTGTGGGGCTCGCCACACTGCTGTACTCACAG AGGATCGGAAAGTCTTCTGCTGGGGGTGGAACAAGTATGGCCAG CTTGGTTTGGGTGATGTCATTGACCGCAACATTCCTTCCCAAGTTAACATCGATAGTTGCCTCGTAAAGAATCTTGCTTGTGGGTGGTGGCATACATTATTGTTAGCTGAACCACCTACTTGA
- the LOC122652228 gene encoding ultraviolet-B receptor UVR8-like isoform X2 yields the protein MNGEGEGNEAVEMEKSKESLVFMMGYLPGASPQRSPLLSPAVVQSPDSIGSGDSWKDVCGGGCGFAMAISEAGKLITWGSADDLGQSYVTSGKHGETPKPFPLPTEASIVTAAAGWAHCISVTDRGEVYTWGWKECVPSGKVIGDLSAGPSTEKDVLEKQSSMLTEQVSPRSQGTRSASGTVSGFDNRGSGEESTKRRRTSSAKQPAESSTSSDETLSALPCLVTLSPGVRITTVAAGGRHTLALSDIGQVWGWGYGGEGQLGLGSRIRMVSSPHPVPCIEPSGYGKDRSSTAPPGSINSEGQVYKVPGTYVKGIACGGRHSAVITDAGALLTFGWGLYGQCGHGSTDDELSPDCVSALLGIQIRGVAAGLWHTVCISVEGDVYAFGGNQFGQLGTGADQAETLPRLLDAPSLEDKHVKIVSCGARHTAVLTEDRKVFCWGWNKYGQLGLGDVIDRNIPSQVNIDSCLVKNLACGWWHTLLLAEPPT from the exons ATGAATGGCGAGGGGGAAGGGAATGAAGCCGTGGAAAtggaaaaatcaaaagaatctTTAGTCTTCATGATGGGCTACCTTCCTGGAGCTTCACCACAGCGGTCGCCCCTGCTTTCGCCGGCAGTCGTTCAGTCACCGGATTCAATCGGTTCTGGAGATTCCTGGAAGGATGTTTGTGGTGGTGGATGTGGATTCGCTATGGCGATTTCTG AGGCAGGAAAGCTTATAACATGGGGCTCAGCAGATGATCTAGGTCAAAGCTACGTGACTTCGGGAAAGCATGGG GAAACTCCGAAACCCTTTCCTCTGCCTACTGAAGCTTCAATAGTGACGGCTGCAGCAGGTTGGGCCCATTGTATCTCGGTTACAG ACAGGGGAGAAGTCTACACATGGGGTTGGAAAGAGTGTGTCCCCTCTGGAAAGGTCATTGGAGATTTGTCTGCCGGGCCCAGCACAGAGAAGGATGTACTTGAAAAGCAGAGTTCAATGTTAACTGAGCAAG TAAGCCCTAGATCTCAAGGTACAAGATCAGCCTCTGGAACAGTATCTGGTTTTGACAACAGGGGAAGTGGAGAGGAAAGTACAAAGCGAAGAAGAACATCATCAGCAAAACAACCAGCTGAAAGCTCGACATCTAGTGATGAGACTCTCTCAGCATTGCCATGTCTTGTGACTTTAAGCCCGGGAGTGAGGATTACCACTGTTGCTGCAGGTGGACGCCATACATTAGCATTGTCAG ATATAGGACAGGTGTGGGGTTGGGGCTATGGAGGAGAAGGGCAGCTAGGTTTGGGTTCTCGGATCCGTATGGTGTCTTCTCCTCATCCTGTTCCTTGCATTGAGCCCTCTGGTTACGGAAAAGACAGATCTTCAACGGCTCCTCCTGGAAGTATAAATTCAGAGGGACAAGTCTATAAAGTTCCAGGAACCTATGTGAAGGGAATTGCCTGTGGAGGCCGACATAGTGCTGTAATAACAG ATGCTGGTGCACTACTTACTTTTGGTTGGGGACTTTATGGACAG TGTGGGCATGGAAGTACAGACGATGAGTTGAGTCCAGATTGTGTGTCAGCTCTCTTGGGTATTCAGATACGAGGAGTTGCTGCTGGACTGTGGCATACAGTTTGCATTTCAGTTGAAGGAGATGTGTATGCGTTTGGTGGAAATCAGTTTGGGCAGTTGGGTACTGGTGCTGATCAAGCTGAG ACTCTTCCGAGACTCTTGGATGCCCCAAGTTTGGAAGACAAGCATGTGAAAATTGTTTCTTGTGGGGCTCGCCACACTGCTGTACTCACAG AGGATCGGAAAGTCTTCTGCTGGGGGTGGAACAAGTATGGCCAG CTTGGTTTGGGTGATGTCATTGACCGCAACATTCCTTCCCAAGTTAACATCGATAGTTGCCTCGTAAAGAATCTTGCTTGTGGGTGGTGGCATACATTATTGTTAGCTGAACCACCTACTTGA
- the LOC122649704 gene encoding probable methyltransferase PMT11 isoform X1, with protein MVIAPSFIKILSFAFISVGFFYLGKHWSDGYQQLVFFNSQQFSSDNQTISVDFSPNANKEFDLWILIANQTTKVPDGTLPLNSTPPESSSPSDPPPSLPLPPASLQRLGIVDENGAMTEEFEIGEFDPDMVEKRGNDNEIRERQSEGTRVRVKRFAFCPASMREYIPCLDNVDEIKKLKTTERGEKFERHCPGEGRNLNCLVLAPKDYKTPIPWPRSRDEVWFSNVPHTRLVEDKKGQNWIKRVKDKLKFPGGGTQFIHGVDPYLNKIVQMVPDIAFGRHTRVTLDVGCGVASFGAYLLSRNVITMSIAPKDVHENQIQFSLERGVPAMVAAFATHRLLYPSQAFDLIHCSRCRINWTRDDGILLLEANRMLRAGGYFVWAAEQVYKHEKNLNEQWKEMVDLTDRLCWKLVKEEGCLAIWRKPINDSCYVSRDPGAQPSLCDPDDDPDNVWYVGLKACITRLPENGNGANVPMWPARLQNPPDRLQTIQMDAYISRNEHFKAESNYWNDIIGGYVRAFRWKKMKLRNVMDMRAGFGGFAAALIGQQIDCWVMNVVPVSGPNTLPVIYDRGLIGVTHDWCEPFNTYPRTYDFLHAAGLFSIEKKRCNISIIMLEMDRILRPGGHVYIRDTVSVIGEVQEIGKTMGWHTMLRDTSEGPYSSWKILTCDKYLLHA; from the exons ATGGTCATAGCCCCATCGTTCATAAAGATTTTGAGTTTCGCTTTTATCTCCGTCGGGTTCTTCTATCTCGGCAAGCATTGGTCTGATGGCTACCAACAGCTAGTGTTCTTCAACAGCCAACAATTTAGTAGCgataaccaaacaatttcagtcGATTTTTCTCCCAACGCTAACAAGGAATTCGATTTATGGATTCTTATAGCCAACCAGACCACCAAGGTTCCCGATGGAACACTACCTTTGAATTCTACACCTCCAGAGAGTTCTTCACCATCCGATCCGCCACCGTCTCTGCCTCTGCCGCCAGCGTCGTTGCAGAGATTAGGTATTGTAGATGAGAATGGGGCGATGACGGAGGAATTCGAGATCGGTGAATTTGATCCTGATATGGTTGAGAAGCGGGGGAACGATAACGAAatcagagagagacagagtgagggtactagggttagggttaagagATTCGCGTTTTGTCCGGCGAGCATGAGAGAGTATATACCTTGTCTGGATAATGTCGATGAGATTAAGAAACTAAAGACGACGGAGAGGGGAGAGAAGTTCGAGCGACACTGTCCTGGGGAAGGTAGAAATTTGAATTGTTTGGTTCTGGCACCGAAGGACTACAAGACTCCAATTCCGTGGCCGAGAAGCAGGGATGAG GTGTGGTTCAGCAATGTACCTCATACGCGTTTGGTTGAAGATAAAAAAGGTCAGAATTGGATTAAAAGAGTGAAGGATAAATTGAAATTTCCAGGAGGTGGAACCCAGTTTATACATGGGGTTGATCCATATTTGAATAAAATTGTACAG ATGGTTCCTGATATTGCATTTGGCCGTCATACTCGTGTCACCTTGGATGTAGGGTGTGGAGTAGCAAGCTTTGGTGCTTATCTTCTTTCGCGGAATGTGATCACTATGTCCATCGCACCGAAAGATGTTCATGAGAACCAGATTCAATTTTCTCTTGAGCGTGGTGTACCTGCCATGGTGGCAGCATTTGCAACTCATCGTTTGCTGTATCCAAGCCAGGCTTTTGATTTGATACATTGTTCAAGATGTAGAATTAATTGGACCCGTGATG ATGGAATTTTGCTTCTTGAGGCCAATAGGATGCTTAGGGCTGGAGGCTACTTTGTTTGGGCAGCGGAGCAAGTTTATAAGCATGAAAAGAATCTTAACGAACAATGGAAAG AGATGGTGGACCTTACTGATCGTCTTTGCTGGAAGCTTGTGAAGGAGGAGGGTTGTCTTGCTATTTGGCGGAAACCTATAAATGACAGCTGTTATGTCAGTCGCGATCCTGGAGCCCAACCTTCTCTATGTGATCCTGATGATGACCCAGACAATGTTTG GTATGTTGGTCTGAAGGCATGCATCACTCGACTACCGGAGAATGGAAATGGAGCAAATGTTCCAATGTGGCCTGCACGCCTGCAGAATCCACCAGATAGGCTTCAGACCATACAAATGGATGCCTACATATCTAGAAATGAACACTTCAAGGCAGAGTCAAATTACTGGAATGATATAATAGGAGGTTATGTTCGTGCTTTTCGTTGGAAAAAAATGAAGCTCCGAAATGTGATGGACATGAGAGCTGGGTTTGGAGG ATTTGCAGCAGCGTTAATTGGCCAACAGATTGATTGCTGGGTGATGAACGTTGTTCCTGTTAGTGGGCCCAACACATTACCTGTTATTTATGATCGTGGACTTATAGGAGTTACACATGATTG GTGTGAGCCATTCAATACTTATCCAAGAACTTATGATTTTTTACATGCAGCCGGTctcttctccattgagaaaaaaaG GTGCAACATCTCCATTATCATGCTTGAGATGGATCGGATTCTAAGACCTGGGGGGCATGTGTACATCCGTGATACTGTATCAGTCATAGGTGAAGTTCAGGAGATTGGAAAAACCATGGGGTGGCATACTATGCTACGCGATACATCTGAGGGTCCGTATTCAAGCTGGAAGATCTTGACGTGTGACAAATATCTTTTGCATGCTTGA
- the LOC122649704 gene encoding probable methyltransferase PMT11 isoform X2: protein MISLQVWFSNVPHTRLVEDKKGQNWIKRVKDKLKFPGGGTQFIHGVDPYLNKIVQMVPDIAFGRHTRVTLDVGCGVASFGAYLLSRNVITMSIAPKDVHENQIQFSLERGVPAMVAAFATHRLLYPSQAFDLIHCSRCRINWTRDDGILLLEANRMLRAGGYFVWAAEQVYKHEKNLNEQWKEMVDLTDRLCWKLVKEEGCLAIWRKPINDSCYVSRDPGAQPSLCDPDDDPDNVWYVGLKACITRLPENGNGANVPMWPARLQNPPDRLQTIQMDAYISRNEHFKAESNYWNDIIGGYVRAFRWKKMKLRNVMDMRAGFGGFAAALIGQQIDCWVMNVVPVSGPNTLPVIYDRGLIGVTHDWCEPFNTYPRTYDFLHAAGLFSIEKKRCNISIIMLEMDRILRPGGHVYIRDTVSVIGEVQEIGKTMGWHTMLRDTSEGPYSSWKILTCDKYLLHA, encoded by the exons ATGATATCGTTACAGGTGTGGTTCAGCAATGTACCTCATACGCGTTTGGTTGAAGATAAAAAAGGTCAGAATTGGATTAAAAGAGTGAAGGATAAATTGAAATTTCCAGGAGGTGGAACCCAGTTTATACATGGGGTTGATCCATATTTGAATAAAATTGTACAG ATGGTTCCTGATATTGCATTTGGCCGTCATACTCGTGTCACCTTGGATGTAGGGTGTGGAGTAGCAAGCTTTGGTGCTTATCTTCTTTCGCGGAATGTGATCACTATGTCCATCGCACCGAAAGATGTTCATGAGAACCAGATTCAATTTTCTCTTGAGCGTGGTGTACCTGCCATGGTGGCAGCATTTGCAACTCATCGTTTGCTGTATCCAAGCCAGGCTTTTGATTTGATACATTGTTCAAGATGTAGAATTAATTGGACCCGTGATG ATGGAATTTTGCTTCTTGAGGCCAATAGGATGCTTAGGGCTGGAGGCTACTTTGTTTGGGCAGCGGAGCAAGTTTATAAGCATGAAAAGAATCTTAACGAACAATGGAAAG AGATGGTGGACCTTACTGATCGTCTTTGCTGGAAGCTTGTGAAGGAGGAGGGTTGTCTTGCTATTTGGCGGAAACCTATAAATGACAGCTGTTATGTCAGTCGCGATCCTGGAGCCCAACCTTCTCTATGTGATCCTGATGATGACCCAGACAATGTTTG GTATGTTGGTCTGAAGGCATGCATCACTCGACTACCGGAGAATGGAAATGGAGCAAATGTTCCAATGTGGCCTGCACGCCTGCAGAATCCACCAGATAGGCTTCAGACCATACAAATGGATGCCTACATATCTAGAAATGAACACTTCAAGGCAGAGTCAAATTACTGGAATGATATAATAGGAGGTTATGTTCGTGCTTTTCGTTGGAAAAAAATGAAGCTCCGAAATGTGATGGACATGAGAGCTGGGTTTGGAGG ATTTGCAGCAGCGTTAATTGGCCAACAGATTGATTGCTGGGTGATGAACGTTGTTCCTGTTAGTGGGCCCAACACATTACCTGTTATTTATGATCGTGGACTTATAGGAGTTACACATGATTG GTGTGAGCCATTCAATACTTATCCAAGAACTTATGATTTTTTACATGCAGCCGGTctcttctccattgagaaaaaaaG GTGCAACATCTCCATTATCATGCTTGAGATGGATCGGATTCTAAGACCTGGGGGGCATGTGTACATCCGTGATACTGTATCAGTCATAGGTGAAGTTCAGGAGATTGGAAAAACCATGGGGTGGCATACTATGCTACGCGATACATCTGAGGGTCCGTATTCAAGCTGGAAGATCTTGACGTGTGACAAATATCTTTTGCATGCTTGA
- the LOC122649846 gene encoding uncharacterized protein LOC122649846 isoform X1, translating into MEGVGARLGRSSTRYGGPTTVFSGPVRKWKKKWIHVSPSNTANHHSSQSNGTNGSHLLLYKWTPLSQSNNNSNNGDKTTSKDDNAAAVALEEPPRRKFRYVPYLIMQIAVLEEQNREAAEKADEEGEPSDTDPSAGAEAKSDGSNGKPDINDVPMEEAQASVKDQQPAPQELSETNLDLSLGLKAHDGDHDADPKREKSKDGQPERVS; encoded by the exons ATGGAGGGAGTTGGGGCGCGACTCGGAAGGTCGTCGACTCGGTATGGTGGACCAACGACCGTGTTCAGTGGTCCAGTGaggaaatggaagaagaagtggaTCCACGTGTCACCGTCTAACACTGCGAATCATCATTCTTCTCAGTCCAACGGTACTAACGGCTCTCACCTCCTCCTCTACAAGTGGACTCCCCTCTCTCAGAGCAACAATAACAGCAACAATGGCGATAAGACTACTTCCAAGGATGACAACGCTGCTGCTGTTGCACTGGAAGAGCCACCTCGAAGGAAATTTCGATACGTCCCG TACTTGATAATGCAGATTGCTGTACTAGAGGAACAGAATAGAGAAGCAGCAGAAAAGGCTGATGAGGAGGGCGAACCAAGCGACACTGATCCATCTGCTGGGGCGGAGGCCAAGAGTGATGGTTCCAATGGAAAACCTGACATTAATGATGTGCCAATGGAAGAAGCTCAG GCATCAGTCAAGGATCAACAACCAGCACCTCAAGAATTGAGTGAAACCAATTTGGatttgagtttgggtttgaaagCCCATGATGGTGATCATGATGCTGAtccgaaaagagaaaagagcaaAGACGGCCAACCAGAGAGAGTCAGCTGA
- the LOC122649846 gene encoding B-cell CLL/lymphoma 7 protein family member A-like isoform X2 has protein sequence MEGVGARLGRSSTRYGGPTTVFSGPVRKWKKKWIHVSPSNTANHHSSQSNGTNGSHLLLYKWTPLSQSNNNSNNGDKTTSKDDNAAAVALEEPPRRKFRYVPIAVLEEQNREAAEKADEEGEPSDTDPSAGAEAKSDGSNGKPDINDVPMEEAQASVKDQQPAPQELSETNLDLSLGLKAHDGDHDADPKREKSKDGQPERVS, from the exons ATGGAGGGAGTTGGGGCGCGACTCGGAAGGTCGTCGACTCGGTATGGTGGACCAACGACCGTGTTCAGTGGTCCAGTGaggaaatggaagaagaagtggaTCCACGTGTCACCGTCTAACACTGCGAATCATCATTCTTCTCAGTCCAACGGTACTAACGGCTCTCACCTCCTCCTCTACAAGTGGACTCCCCTCTCTCAGAGCAACAATAACAGCAACAATGGCGATAAGACTACTTCCAAGGATGACAACGCTGCTGCTGTTGCACTGGAAGAGCCACCTCGAAGGAAATTTCGATACGTCCCG ATTGCTGTACTAGAGGAACAGAATAGAGAAGCAGCAGAAAAGGCTGATGAGGAGGGCGAACCAAGCGACACTGATCCATCTGCTGGGGCGGAGGCCAAGAGTGATGGTTCCAATGGAAAACCTGACATTAATGATGTGCCAATGGAAGAAGCTCAG GCATCAGTCAAGGATCAACAACCAGCACCTCAAGAATTGAGTGAAACCAATTTGGatttgagtttgggtttgaaagCCCATGATGGTGATCATGATGCTGAtccgaaaagagaaaagagcaaAGACGGCCAACCAGAGAGAGTCAGCTGA
- the LOC122653087 gene encoding uncharacterized protein LOC122653087 — protein MITFVNTCASENLRCIAVIGQHLLFSFLGLSEQHEEEFYVVSSGNTLKGLGAKCQISLPVHLHLRLLLLTAVLQLHPLVVQKDIGENVELHSDNSGLIVHEPDPDDLELKESMQVDNPNEADPNFEPDPDDREVVQYALNLGTDEKFVGSNSYEESDPDDSVQLRKTAEEPDPDASGACLEHRSRSELDDPLGNGIMQFEPDPDDNVENSMGSSRMQVDEPSPDDQELQRIQDPVSVVCARLQKSIQMLRSEVNSTEATSVLQTLFKIIKNVIENTQMR, from the exons ATGATCACGTTCGTAAACACATGCGCAAGTGAGAACCTACGATGCATTGCGGTAATCGGGCAAcatttacttttttcttttttaggccTTTCAGAACAACATGAAGAGGAATTCTATGTTGTTAGCAGTGGTAATACTCTCAAAGGCTTGGGAGCAAAATGCCAGATCAGCTTGCCAGTGCACTTGCATCTTCGGTTGCTGCTGCTTACAGCCGTTTTGCAATTGCATCCACTAGTAGTTCAGAAGGATATTGGAGAAAATGTAGAACTTCATTCCGATAATTCTGGATTGATAGTACATGAACCTGATCCTGATGATTTGGAACTGAAGGAAAGTATGCAAGTTGACAATCCAAACGAAGCAGACCCTAATTT TGAGCCTGATCCTGATGATCGTGAAGTGGTACAGTATGCACTTAACTTAGGAACCGATGAAAAGTTTGTGGGCTCTAATAGCTATGAAGAATCTGATCCTGATGATTC GGTCCAACTGAGGAAAACTGCTGAGGAACCTGACCCTGATGCTTCAGGAGCCTGTTTGGAACATAGAAGCAGAAGTGAACTCGATGACCCTCTAGGCAATGGAATTATGCAGTTTGAGCCTGATCCTGATGACAATGTGGAGAACTCCATGGGAAGTTCTAGAATGCAAGTTGATGAACCAAGTCCTGATGATCAAGAGCTGCAGAGAATCCAAGACCCTGTTTCTGTTGTTTGTGCCCGTCTTCAGAAATCCATACAGATGCTGCGATCTGAAGTTAACTCCACAGAGGCTACTTCTGTCCTCCAGACTCTGTTCAAGATCATT AAGAATGTGATTGAGAACACCCAGATGAGATGA